A genomic region of Serratia fonticola contains the following coding sequences:
- a CDS encoding GNAT family N-acetyltransferase produces MAQHIVTLVEYPQFVDVCAAWAFGQWGSQRGGTLERTRQRFILCSKPSTDYLTLLMIEDERPLGMASLWPSDDHHRMDLSPWLAGVFVHPDQRRQGIAQRLEQEIIRKAQQRGHSVLHLITDHSEGLYTRWGWHTIERRQQYGDEVVVMEKRL; encoded by the coding sequence ATGGCACAACACATTGTTACACTGGTGGAATATCCACAGTTTGTCGACGTCTGCGCCGCCTGGGCGTTTGGCCAATGGGGCTCACAGCGAGGTGGTACGCTGGAACGCACTCGCCAGCGCTTTATCTTGTGTAGCAAACCCAGTACAGATTACCTGACACTGCTGATGATTGAGGATGAGCGCCCGCTAGGGATGGCTAGCCTGTGGCCCAGCGACGACCACCATCGTATGGACCTCTCTCCTTGGTTGGCCGGCGTCTTTGTGCATCCAGACCAACGCCGACAAGGCATTGCGCAGCGTTTGGAACAGGAGATTATCCGTAAGGCGCAACAGCGCGGCCACTCGGTCCTACACCTGATTACCGATCACTCAGAAGGCCTGTATACCCGCTGGGGCTGGCATACTATCGAGCGCCGCCAACAATATGGTGATGAAGTGGTCGTCATGGAAAAGCGACTCTGA
- a CDS encoding DUF1471 domain-containing protein, which yields MKLLPYIAAALIATASFSTLAAGAKMVDSTQASTMQSMGVVSVSGVAGSPDDAIHMLKQKATEDGASHYRIIGLDNPGDSSDWRGTAEIYR from the coding sequence ATGAAACTATTACCTTACATCGCAGCTGCACTGATCGCCACCGCTTCATTCTCTACCTTGGCAGCCGGTGCGAAAATGGTTGATAGTACCCAGGCCAGCACCATGCAGAGCATGGGCGTAGTCTCGGTTTCAGGTGTCGCGGGTTCACCTGATGATGCTATCCATATGCTGAAACAGAAAGCGACTGAAGATGGCGCAAGCCATTATCGTATCATTGGCCTGGATAACCCGGGTGATTCCAGCGATTGGCGCGGTACTGCGGAAATCTACCGTTAA
- a CDS encoding esterase-like activity of phytase family protein, translating to MRIKPLCIFFASMLPLLSLAADIKVERYNVSFPEGNRVSYSGAFAEHFPQGFPVGIGSGLVFNGLEGDDLLLTTVTDRGPNADAPAVGKQDAKIFANPAFVPLLMEIRVSGGKATATQARPLHDERGPISGLPLPGNLIGSTNEFALSDTLQPLSTDKRGLDTEGIAPDGKGGYWLCDEYGPFLIHIDRQGKILAKYGPTPLQGEQAVATGLPNIIKWRQPNRGFEGVTRLPDGRILAAVQSTLDINGKSKNKAQFTRLVSFDPATGKTAMYGYPIDIDHYAKAKDAKIGDIVAVDNQQILLIEQGSGKDKQIMNKIYLVDLSQASDLTPFDNEESALEFDDAAQLAKRGVKLAQKREVADLRKLGWQQEKAEGLALIDNQRLAVINDNDFGLQAKLVDAEPEGKKITDYQLDQQGKLNLAGKPVKTTIELRPLDKPESLSELWVLTLPEPLR from the coding sequence ATGAGAATCAAGCCGTTATGTATCTTTTTTGCTTCTATGTTGCCACTGTTATCCCTTGCGGCGGATATCAAGGTTGAGCGCTATAACGTCAGTTTTCCCGAAGGGAACCGCGTAAGCTATTCAGGTGCCTTCGCGGAACACTTTCCTCAGGGATTTCCGGTAGGCATTGGCTCCGGGCTGGTATTTAATGGTTTGGAAGGGGATGATCTGCTGTTGACGACGGTGACCGATCGTGGCCCGAATGCCGATGCTCCCGCCGTAGGCAAACAGGATGCCAAAATTTTCGCCAACCCTGCTTTTGTTCCTCTCTTGATGGAGATTCGCGTTAGCGGCGGTAAAGCCACGGCGACCCAGGCACGCCCTTTGCACGATGAGCGTGGCCCAATCAGCGGCTTACCCTTACCGGGCAATCTGATTGGCTCAACCAACGAGTTCGCACTGAGTGATACGTTGCAGCCGCTAAGCACTGACAAGCGTGGACTGGATACCGAAGGGATCGCTCCAGATGGCAAAGGGGGATACTGGCTGTGCGATGAGTATGGTCCTTTCCTGATCCATATCGATCGCCAAGGTAAAATCCTGGCCAAATATGGCCCAACGCCATTACAAGGAGAACAGGCTGTCGCCACTGGTTTGCCAAACATTATCAAATGGCGTCAGCCAAACCGGGGTTTTGAAGGTGTCACACGTCTGCCTGACGGGCGGATACTGGCAGCGGTACAAAGCACGCTGGACATCAACGGGAAGAGTAAAAACAAGGCGCAGTTTACTCGTTTGGTGAGTTTTGATCCGGCGACCGGCAAGACCGCGATGTATGGTTATCCCATTGATATTGACCATTACGCAAAGGCAAAAGATGCCAAGATTGGCGATATCGTGGCGGTTGATAACCAGCAGATTTTACTGATCGAGCAAGGGAGTGGTAAAGACAAACAGATAATGAACAAGATCTATCTGGTAGATCTCAGTCAGGCAAGCGATCTGACCCCCTTCGATAACGAAGAGAGCGCATTGGAATTTGACGATGCGGCACAGTTGGCGAAACGAGGAGTGAAGCTGGCACAGAAGCGTGAGGTGGCAGACCTGCGTAAGCTTGGCTGGCAGCAAGAAAAAGCAGAAGGGCTGGCGCTGATCGATAACCAACGGCTGGCGGTGATCAACGACAACGATTTTGGCTTGCAGGCTAAATTGGTTGATGCTGAGCCGGAAGGGAAAAAAATCACCGACTATCAGTTGGATCAGCAAGGTAAGCTCAATCTGGCAGGCAAACCGGTCAAAACGACTATCGAACTGCGGCCGCTAGATAAACCGGAGTCATTGAGTGAGCTGTGGGTGCTGACACTCCCAGAACCGCTGCGCTAA
- the aqpZ gene encoding aquaporin Z, giving the protein MSKRLFAEFFGTFWLVFGGCGSAVLAAAFPQLGIGFAGVALAFGLTVVTMAYAVGHISGGHFNPAVTVGLFAGGRFPAKDVIPYVIAQVIGGIAAAAVLYLIASGKAGFDATASGFASNGFGEHSPGGYSLQAAIVIELVLTAFFLIVIHGATDKRAPAGFAPLAIGLALTLIHLISIPVTNTSVNPARSTAVAIFQGTWALQQLWVFWLVPLIGGVVGGLIYRCLLEDKK; this is encoded by the coding sequence ATGTCAAAACGCCTTTTTGCCGAATTTTTCGGCACATTTTGGTTGGTCTTCGGTGGTTGTGGTAGCGCAGTATTGGCTGCGGCGTTTCCGCAGTTAGGTATTGGTTTTGCTGGTGTTGCTTTAGCATTTGGCCTTACCGTGGTGACGATGGCGTATGCCGTGGGTCATATTTCTGGTGGGCACTTCAACCCCGCGGTGACGGTGGGATTATTTGCGGGTGGCCGTTTCCCGGCAAAAGACGTAATTCCCTACGTTATTGCTCAGGTAATTGGTGGTATTGCCGCCGCCGCAGTGCTTTATTTGATTGCCAGCGGTAAAGCTGGCTTTGATGCTACCGCCAGCGGATTTGCTTCCAATGGTTTCGGTGAACATTCACCGGGTGGCTATTCTCTGCAGGCCGCCATCGTTATTGAATTGGTGCTGACCGCATTCTTCCTGATTGTTATTCATGGTGCGACAGATAAACGTGCACCAGCAGGTTTTGCGCCGCTGGCAATTGGCCTGGCACTGACGCTGATCCACTTGATCAGTATTCCTGTAACCAATACCTCTGTTAACCCGGCACGCAGTACCGCCGTGGCCATTTTCCAGGGAACCTGGGCATTACAACAGCTTTGGGTATTCTGGCTGGTGCCATTAATTGGTGGTGTAGTGGGTGGTCTGATCTACCGCTGCCTGCTGGAAGACAAAAAATAA
- a CDS encoding class I SAM-dependent methyltransferase — protein MSISNSHKNAVDRQFGEQANAYLTSSVHAQGNDLQRLTWLLAASSADRLLDLGCGAGHASFTAAPNVAQVVAYDLSAQMLAVVSKAAQEKGLANIQVQQGVAESLPFDNESFEVVISRYSAHHWHDVGRALREVRRVLKPGGRAIFMDVVSPGHPLLDIYLQTVEVLRDTSHVRNYAPGEWLSMLTESGLLVREVTSDRLELEFGSWVARMRTPEHFVTAIRALQQGVAEDVRQHFAIQADGSFTSDIMMFDTVKG, from the coding sequence ATGAGCATCAGCAACAGTCATAAAAATGCGGTTGATCGTCAGTTTGGCGAGCAGGCCAATGCCTATCTGACCAGCTCGGTCCATGCACAAGGCAACGATCTTCAGAGACTGACCTGGTTGCTGGCCGCCAGTTCTGCTGACCGCTTGCTCGATCTGGGGTGTGGGGCGGGGCATGCCAGTTTTACCGCAGCCCCTAACGTGGCTCAGGTAGTGGCATACGATCTGTCGGCGCAAATGCTGGCGGTTGTGAGCAAAGCTGCACAGGAAAAAGGGCTGGCAAATATTCAGGTACAGCAGGGGGTAGCGGAGTCGCTGCCGTTCGATAATGAAAGCTTTGAGGTGGTGATCAGTCGCTATTCAGCCCATCATTGGCACGATGTGGGGCGGGCGTTGCGTGAAGTGAGGCGCGTCTTGAAACCCGGTGGCCGCGCCATCTTTATGGACGTGGTTTCACCTGGACATCCTTTGTTGGATATTTATCTGCAAACGGTTGAAGTGCTGCGGGATACCTCACACGTACGCAATTATGCGCCAGGGGAATGGTTAAGTATGCTGACTGAGTCCGGGTTGCTGGTACGCGAGGTGACATCCGATCGTCTGGAACTGGAGTTTGGCAGTTGGGTAGCGCGCATGCGCACGCCGGAACATTTTGTCACGGCCATTCGAGCTTTGCAGCAAGGCGTAGCGGAAGATGTACGCCAGCATTTTGCCATTCAGGCAGATGGCTCATTTACCAGTGACATCATGATGTTTGACACAGTGAAGGGATAA
- a CDS encoding helix-turn-helix transcriptional regulator, giving the protein MKSDTISSQKALGAFLRAHRERVTPEMLGLPTATRRRTSGLRREELAQISGISATWYTWIEQGREVSISPYTLARIAKALRLGNAERHYLFTLARITDPEQVAPQETINAAVLQSVHQMTVPCYLLDLTWNMMAWNPQAEQLFCDWLGQAKTPNLLHFMFFHPQAKVLVSNWEDRARRVVAEFRAETSHHQGTEEIRAFVRNMTHNSEAFHHWWKQQDVMAREGGERTFSHPLLGELHFQQVTFYPAEHNGLKLVMLMPLS; this is encoded by the coding sequence ATGAAATCAGACACCATATCCAGCCAGAAAGCCCTCGGCGCCTTTCTGCGTGCGCACCGGGAACGGGTAACGCCAGAAATGCTGGGCTTACCCACGGCCACACGCCGCCGTACCAGCGGCCTGCGCCGTGAAGAACTGGCACAAATCAGCGGCATCAGCGCAACCTGGTACACCTGGATCGAACAGGGTCGCGAGGTTTCTATTTCGCCTTATACGCTGGCACGCATCGCCAAAGCGCTACGGTTGGGCAATGCCGAGCGTCACTATCTGTTCACACTGGCACGCATCACCGATCCCGAGCAGGTTGCCCCGCAGGAAACCATCAATGCGGCGGTGTTGCAAAGCGTACATCAGATGACGGTGCCCTGTTATCTGCTCGATCTCACCTGGAATATGATGGCCTGGAATCCGCAGGCTGAGCAGCTTTTTTGTGATTGGTTGGGGCAGGCAAAAACGCCAAACCTGCTTCATTTCATGTTCTTCCACCCCCAGGCAAAAGTGCTGGTCAGTAATTGGGAAGATCGCGCCCGTCGGGTGGTGGCCGAATTTCGTGCTGAAACCAGCCACCATCAAGGCACTGAGGAGATTCGAGCCTTCGTCCGTAATATGACGCACAACAGCGAAGCCTTTCATCACTGGTGGAAACAACAGGATGTGATGGCCCGTGAAGGCGGGGAGCGTACCTTCAGTCATCCACTATTGGGTGAGCTGCATTTTCAACAGGTCACATTCTACCCGGCAGAACATAATGGGTTAAAACTGGTGATGCTGATGCCGCTGTCGTAA
- a CDS encoding DUF2076 domain-containing protein — protein sequence MQSEEQRLIEGLFNRLKEAQAQTGQRDIQAEQQINQHIREQPAAPYYMAQAMIIQEAALKRLDQQVKALENQIAQLQQNAQSQQSSGGFLAGLFGGGSRNAPSPREQYQAQQQNNSAWNNQPQGGYAAVQQQTYAQPQQAAPSRAGGFLGGALQTAAGVAGGVVLADMLTGMFRHSQPEEIVNIINEPPVDDSAMRNFDASNNLDTFNNGDDRFISQDNGFQNTDYQSDDFSSDDDYNDDDSFI from the coding sequence ATGCAATCCGAAGAGCAACGCCTTATCGAAGGTCTGTTCAACCGCCTGAAAGAGGCCCAGGCCCAAACAGGCCAAAGGGATATTCAGGCAGAACAGCAGATCAATCAGCATATCCGTGAGCAACCTGCGGCTCCTTACTATATGGCTCAAGCCATGATCATTCAGGAAGCCGCATTGAAACGGCTGGATCAGCAGGTCAAAGCGCTGGAAAACCAGATCGCACAGCTACAGCAAAATGCTCAAAGCCAACAAAGCAGCGGCGGGTTCCTTGCCGGATTATTCGGGGGCGGCAGCCGCAATGCGCCAAGCCCACGAGAACAATATCAGGCACAGCAGCAAAATAACTCCGCCTGGAACAATCAGCCTCAAGGTGGCTATGCAGCGGTACAGCAACAAACCTACGCCCAACCTCAGCAGGCCGCGCCTTCTCGTGCCGGTGGTTTTCTTGGTGGGGCGTTACAGACGGCAGCAGGTGTTGCTGGAGGGGTCGTGTTAGCTGATATGCTGACCGGAATGTTCCGCCATTCGCAACCGGAAGAGATCGTCAATATTATTAACGAACCCCCGGTTGATGACAGTGCGATGCGCAATTTTGATGCATCAAACAATCTCGACACCTTCAACAATGGCGACGATCGTTTTATCAGCCAGGATAATGGATTCCAGAATACGGATTATCAGAGTGACGACTTCTCCTCTGATGATGATTACAACGACGACGACTCATTCATCTGA
- a CDS encoding ABC transporter ATP-binding protein, which yields MGISEEEYIRRLTLEKNAVGNSAKWVAIVSAVYFALMVFYDHPTGVLAMSGAIFVVSTTIWLKKRQKVKAYRLALAKLNNNQTS from the coding sequence ATGGGAATTAGCGAAGAAGAGTATATCCGCCGTTTGACCCTTGAGAAAAACGCCGTGGGGAATTCGGCGAAATGGGTTGCGATTGTTTCAGCCGTTTACTTTGCCTTGATGGTATTTTACGACCATCCAACCGGCGTGTTGGCTATGTCTGGTGCCATTTTTGTCGTTTCGACCACCATCTGGCTGAAGAAACGCCAAAAGGTCAAAGCGTACCGCCTGGCTTTGGCAAAGCTAAATAATAACCAGACGTCCTGA
- a CDS encoding pirin family protein, whose amino-acid sequence MKKILGVYNSPEAHWVGNGFLVNSLFSYNELGAQMSPFLLLDHAAPTKFRSASGRRGVGQHPHRGFETVTIVYQGEVEHRDSTGSGGVIGPGDVQWMTAASGILHEEFHSKNFSHKGGTLEMVQLWVNLPAKDKMAPPGYQTLLNKDIPLIPLADNVGAVRVIAGGYGGHAGPARTFSPVNVWDMKLNAGHTTTLQVEEGHTLALVMLHGAILVNDEQIVRETQMVLLDRAGDSITIEANNDVTLLVLSGEPINEPIVGYGPFVMNSEAEIQQAFRDFNSGQFGAMPLTTEGK is encoded by the coding sequence ATGAAAAAGATCCTTGGTGTTTATAACAGCCCGGAAGCTCACTGGGTCGGCAATGGTTTCCTGGTCAATTCTCTGTTCTCGTATAACGAGTTGGGTGCACAGATGAGCCCGTTCCTGCTGCTGGACCACGCTGCGCCGACAAAATTCCGTTCGGCCAGTGGCCGACGTGGCGTAGGGCAGCATCCACATCGCGGGTTTGAAACGGTTACCATCGTCTATCAGGGAGAAGTTGAACACCGCGATTCTACCGGTAGCGGCGGGGTGATTGGCCCAGGTGACGTGCAGTGGATGACCGCGGCGTCGGGTATTTTGCATGAAGAGTTTCACTCCAAAAACTTTTCGCACAAAGGTGGCACTCTGGAAATGGTGCAACTGTGGGTCAATCTGCCGGCCAAGGACAAAATGGCACCGCCGGGTTACCAGACGTTACTGAATAAGGACATTCCGCTCATTCCGCTGGCGGATAACGTCGGGGCTGTCAGGGTGATCGCTGGGGGCTATGGCGGCCATGCCGGCCCGGCTCGCACCTTCAGCCCTGTGAACGTGTGGGATATGAAGCTTAACGCCGGGCACACCACCACACTGCAGGTGGAGGAAGGACACACGCTGGCATTAGTGATGCTGCATGGTGCCATTCTGGTCAACGACGAGCAGATCGTGCGTGAAACGCAAATGGTATTATTGGATCGCGCTGGTGATTCGATCACCATTGAGGCAAATAATGATGTCACTCTGCTGGTACTCAGTGGCGAGCCAATCAATGAGCCTATCGTTGGTTACGGCCCGTTTGTGATGAACAGTGAGGCGGAGATCCAGCAGGCTTTTCGTGATTTCAACAGTGGGCAGTTTGGTGCCATGCCGTTAACCACCGAAGGCAAGTGA